Within the Microbacterium sp. 1S1 genome, the region GTCGCCGGAGCGCTCGGGGCCGAGGGGGCGCGGGTCGCGTTGCTCGACCGGGATGCCGCCGCTCTCCGGGACGCGGCCCAGGAGGCCGGTGTCGATCCGGTGCTGCTCGCCGCCGACGTCACGGACGAGCAGCAGGTGGCCGCCGCTGTCGACGCCGGTGTCCGCGCGCTGGGCGGTCTCGATGCCGTGGTCTGCTGCGCCGGGATTTCCGGCCCCGTGGGGACACCGATCGAGGAGACCGCGCTCGCGGCGTGGAACCGCGTCCTCGCCGTCAACGTCACCGGGGCGTTCCTCGTCCTCAAGCACGCGCTGCCTTCGCTCCGGGCCTCGGCGGCGGCCTCCGTCGTACTGCTGGCCAGTGACTCGGCCGTCGTGGCTTCACCGGGCATGGCCCCGTACGCCGCGTCGAAGGCCGCGCTCGTCCAATTCGGGAGGGCGCTGTCCGTCGACCTCGCCGGCACCGGGGTCCGGGTGAACGCGGTCGCGCCGTCCATCGTCGACACCCCGATGAGCCGTGGAGACCTCGGTGCGGCCGCTTTCGACGCGCCCGCCTTCCCGGTGCAGAGCGCCGACGACGTCGCAGCCCACGTGGCCTACCTCGTCTCCCCGCGGAGCCGGGCGATCAACGGAACCACCCTCCTCAGCGACTTCGGGTACACCGCCCGGTCAGGATTCCCCGCCTGACGCGACCGCGTCCGGCCTCACCGCGCACGCGCGCAGAACACACAGGAGCACACATGGCAACCGTGGTCGGATCGAGCGTCTCCGGACGTGTCGTCGTCATCACCGGAGGAGGCACGGGCATCGGCGCGGCGGTCGCGGAACGGTTCGCGGCCGAAGGAGCGCACGTCGTCGTGGTGGGCCGCCGCCCCGAGCCGCTGCACGAGGTGGAGCGGGCCGTCGGGGCCTTCCCCGTCGTCGCGGACGCGGCGGACACCGCGTCGGCGCAGGCCGCCATCGCCGAGATCCTCGCGCGGTTCGGCCGCATCGACGTGCTCGTCGCGAACGCCGGGGGACACGGCTTCTCCCCGGTCGCCGAGACGGACGATGCGAGCTGGGATGCCGCGATCCGCGCCAACCTCACCACCGCGTTCGTGATGGCGCGGGAGGCGCTGCCGGCGCTGATCGAGGCCAAGGGGCAGGTGGTGGTCGTCTCATCGCTGGCCGGGCTCTTCGCGGGACCGTCGGTGGCCGGGTACACGGTCGGCAAGCACGCCCTGATCGGTCTCACCCGGACGCTCGCGCGCGACTACGGTCGCCACGGCGTGCGCGTGAACGCGATCTGCCCCGGGTGGGTGCAGACGCCCATGGCCGACGAGGAGATGGACGAGTTCGCCGCGCACGCGGGCCTCGGCTCCCGGGAGGAGGGCTACGCCACGGTCACCGCCGACGTGCCGCTGCGCCGCCCGGCGCGGCCCGCCGAGATCGCCTCCGTCGTGCGGTTCCTCGGGTCGGGGGAGTCGTCGTACGTCACCGGCGCCGTGATCGTGGCGGACGGCGGGTCCCACGTGGTCGACGTGCCGACCATCGCCTTCGACCACGCCGGGATGTAGCGCAGGGTCAGGGCCCGGGCTGCCGTCCCGGGCCCGGCGTCAGTCGATCCGGAGCTCGAAGCCGTCGTCGGTCGCGACGACCGCCACCTGGGTGAGGTCGTCGACGTGCGCGGTCGGGGCGTGGGCTCCGGCGTGCGGGCCGATGCCGATCACTCGCATCCCCGCGGCGTGGGCGGCCTGGATCCCGGCGCCGGAGTCCTCGAACACGACGCAGTCCGCGGGGTCGATGCCGAGGGTGCGCGCGGCGAGGAGGAAACCCTCCGGGTCCGGCTTCGACGCGGACACGTTCTCCGCGGTGACCGCGAGCTCGGGGACCGTGAGCCCGGCCTGACCCATCCGCGCGGTCATGAGGGCGACGTTGGCCGAGGTGACCACCGCGTGTGGGAACGGCTGCAGCGCGGCGAGCAGGTCCTCGGCGCCGGGGATGCCGATCACGCCGTCCACGTCGGAGGCCTCGGTCGCGAGCATGACCTCGTTCTCTCGGAGGTTGATCGCGTGGTCGCGCTCGGGGAGCAGGATCGCCATGCTCTGATGCCCCTGCCGCCCGTGGATGGTGCGCAGCACGGTCTCCGGGTCGATCCCGTGCGGCTCCGCCCAGGCCAGCCAGAGGCGTTCCACGACGGCGGTCGAGTCGACGAGGGTGCCGTCCATGTCGAGGAGGGCGGCGCGGGCGCGAAGGATCTCGGTCACGCCTTCAGGCTAACCCCCACGCCGTCGACCCACCCCTTTTCGCGCGCCCCGGCCCTTTGCGCACGCACGCACGGGGCCGGGAGGAACGCAACGGGGTGGGTCGATGGGGAGTCAGCCGCCGAGGTACGCGCGGTGGAGGAGGGCGGGGTCGGCCTGGAGAGCGTGGGGAGAGCCCTGGAACGACACGCGGCCGCCGGCGACGACGACCGCCTCCTGCGCGAGACCGAGCGCGAGCTGCGTGAACTGCTCGACCAGGAGCACCGCCACGCCGGACTCGGCGATCGAGGACACGATCGGCATCAGCCGCAGGAACACCACGGGCGCGAGGCCCAGTGACATCTCGTCGATCAGCAGCACCCGGGGCTTCGCCGCGAACGCCCGCGCCAGCACCACCATCTGCTGCTCCCCGCCCGACAGCAGTGCCGTGGGGGAGTCGATCCGCTTCTCGAGCTCCGGGAAAGGCGCCAGCGCGGCGTCGACCTCCCCGGCGCTCCGTGCCGTGAGGGACAGGTTCTCGCGCACGGTCAGCGACGGGAACACGGCACGGCCCTGTTCGATGTGGACGATCCCCCGACGGGCACGGGCCACCCGCGACAGCTTGTCGATCGGCTCCCCGTCGAGGAGGATCGACCCCGCCGAGTGCGGCGTCACGCCGGACACCGCCTCGATCAGGCTCGTCTTGCCCGCGCCGTTCGGCCCCACCAGCGCCAGGACCTCGCCGCCGGAGACCCGCAGCGAGACGTCGGAGATGACCGGTCCGGCGCCGCGGCTCACCGTCACGCCGTCGAGCACGAGTTCGCTCATTTCAGCAGCTCCGTCTCTCCCATGTACGCCTTGACGACGTCGGGGTTCGCGAGGACCTCGGCCTGCGGACCGCTCGCGAGGACGCGGCCGAAGTCGAGGACCGTG harbors:
- a CDS encoding ABC transporter ATP-binding protein; its protein translation is MSELVLDGVTVSRGAGPVISDVSLRVSGGEVLALVGPNGAGKTSLIEAVSGVTPHSAGSILLDGEPIDKLSRVARARRGIVHIEQGRAVFPSLTVRENLSLTARSAGEVDAALAPFPELEKRIDSPTALLSGGEQQMVVLARAFAAKPRVLLIDEMSLGLAPVVFLRLMPIVSSIAESGVAVLLVEQFTQLALGLAQEAVVVAGGRVSFQGSPHALQADPALLHRAYLGG
- a CDS encoding SDR family NAD(P)-dependent oxidoreductase, whose protein sequence is MATVVGSSVSGRVVVITGGGTGIGAAVAERFAAEGAHVVVVGRRPEPLHEVERAVGAFPVVADAADTASAQAAIAEILARFGRIDVLVANAGGHGFSPVAETDDASWDAAIRANLTTAFVMAREALPALIEAKGQVVVVSSLAGLFAGPSVAGYTVGKHALIGLTRTLARDYGRHGVRVNAICPGWVQTPMADEEMDEFAAHAGLGSREEGYATVTADVPLRRPARPAEIASVVRFLGSGESSYVTGAVIVADGGSHVVDVPTIAFDHAGM
- a CDS encoding HAD-IA family hydrolase yields the protein MTEILRARAALLDMDGTLVDSTAVVERLWLAWAEPHGIDPETVLRTIHGRQGHQSMAILLPERDHAINLRENEVMLATEASDVDGVIGIPGAEDLLAALQPFPHAVVTSANVALMTARMGQAGLTVPELAVTAENVSASKPDPEGFLLAARTLGIDPADCVVFEDSGAGIQAAHAAGMRVIGIGPHAGAHAPTAHVDDLTQVAVVATDDGFELRID
- a CDS encoding SDR family NAD(P)-dependent oxidoreductase; protein product: MRPLRGAEQDDRDDTAVSSAPLGAGPRSEDAMDLQLGGTTALVTGAASGIGRAVAGALGAEGARVALLDRDAAALRDAAQEAGVDPVLLAADVTDEQQVAAAVDAGVRALGGLDAVVCCAGISGPVGTPIEETALAAWNRVLAVNVTGAFLVLKHALPSLRASAAASVVLLASDSAVVASPGMAPYAASKAALVQFGRALSVDLAGTGVRVNAVAPSIVDTPMSRGDLGAAAFDAPAFPVQSADDVAAHVAYLVSPRSRAINGTTLLSDFGYTARSGFPA